The Lineus longissimus chromosome 2, tnLinLong1.2, whole genome shotgun sequence genome window below encodes:
- the LOC135500316 gene encoding apoptosis-inducing factor 3-like isoform X1 yields the protein MGGACSKTAEFSPTRASRTTDAAYQPVALKEPAAVSNHAAGNSSSLSASVDVSTNKAPAASPVAPVKLEPYKPLPKSASVEAIVCNFDDLKDGEMREVDVGPGKALLIKESGQYSAVGHKCTHYGAPLVKGALCNGRVRCPWHGACFSTQTGDIEDFPGLDSIPKFDVRVDPKGQVIIHADKRSLEKFKRVKSMSCHEPEEDRSTILIIGGGPASVTCAETLRQEGYQGRVVIATKEKSHPYDRPLLSKAMDIKVENIQLREKDVFTVYDIEVLTDMEAKSIDSVLRCVVFNDGSCVNFDKLLIATGARPRVTMLPGHDLKNVFQLRSIEDANTIASSSKGKNVVIMGASFIGMEVAAYLAGKAKSVSVVGNHTVPFQMTLGEKIGQVLQRLFVEKGVKIYNESGVTEFCGEDGIITGVVIKSGEKLQADVVVMGIGVVPASDFLSGTGVEMVGPGYVVVDKEMRTNKNNIFAAGDVVQFPLDMCGASKVSIGHWQMAHAHGRTAALNMLDQRVEIHTVPYFWTQVFGKSIRYTGYGGGFDDVIIHGDLEAAIDNLQFVAYYTRGEDVIAVASLNADPIVSQAAEFFNTGKTMIKDDISGEDHKDWIKRLR from the exons ATGGGTGGAGCGTGTTCCAAAA CTGCAGAGTTTAGTCCAACGAGAGCCTCTAGAACAACTGATGCTGCTTACCAGCCTGTTGCATTGAAGGAGCCTGCTGCTGTCAGTAATCATGCTGCTGGAAATAGTTCTTCTCTGTCAGCTTCTGTAGATGTGTCCACTAACAAAGCACCTGCAGCTTCTCCTGTTGCACCTGTTAAACTTG AACCATACAAGCCATTGCCAAAGTCAGCAAGTGTTGAAGCCATAGTTTGTAACTTTGATGATTTGAAGGATGGAGA GATGCGTGAAGTGGATGTTGGGCCTGGCAAGGCTTTACTTATCAAGGAAAGTGGCCAGTATAGTGCAGTTGGACACAAGTGCACCCATTATGGGGCTCCTCTTGTCAAAG GTGCCTTGTGTAATGGTCGTGTGCGGTGTCCGTGGCATGGAGCTTGTTTCAGTACACAGACAGGAGACATTGAGGACTTCCCAGGATTGGACTCCATTCCTAAATTTGAT GTGAGAGTTGATCCAAAGGGCCAAGTCATCATTCATGCTGACAAGCGAAGCTTGGAGAAATTCAAGCGAGTGAAAtccatgtcatgtcatgaacCCGAGGAGGATAGGTCAACTATATTAATAATTGGTGGTGGGCCGGCATCTGTAACGTGCGCAGAAACTCTCCGACAGGAAGGATACCAAGGTCGTGTTGTCATAGCAACCAAAGAGAAGAGTCATCCGTATGATCGGCCTTTGTTGAGTAAAGCTATGGACATCAAGGTGGAGAATATCCAACTTCGGGAGAAGGACGTATTCACAGTTTATGATATTGAGGTTCTTACAGACATGGAG GCCAAGTCAATTGATTCTGTGCTGAGGTGTGTTGTATTTAATGATGGGAGTTGTGTCAATTTTGACAAACTGCTCATTGCTACTGGTGCGAG ACCACGTGTAACGATGCTGCCTGGCCATGATTTGAAGAATGTCTTCCAGCTGAGGTCTATAGAAGATGCCAACACAATCGCTAGCTCTTCAAAGGGCAAGAACGTTGTGATTATGGGAGCTTCATTCATTGGTATGGAGGTGGCAGCCTACCTTGCTGGGAAAGCCAAGTCTGTGTCAGTGGTTGGAAACCACACTGTGCCATTCCAGATGACGTTAGGAGAGAAGATAGGACAAGTTTTACAGCGT ctttttgtggaGAAGGGAGTTAAAATCTATAACGAAAGTGGTGTGACTGAGTTCTGTGGGGAGGATGGTATCATTACGGGTGTGGTCATCAAATCTGGAGAAAAGCTTCAAGCTGATGTTGTTGTCATGGGAATAG GTGTTGTACCCGCGTCCGACTTTCTGTCTGGTACTGGTGTTGAGATGGTTGGCCCTGGCTATGTGGTGGTTGATAAG gaaaTGAGAACAAATAAGAACAACATTTTTGCCGCTGGTGATGTCGTTCAGTTTCCTCTTGATATGTGTGGTGCTTCAAAAGTCAGCATTGGACATTGGCAGATGGCTCATGCCCATG GTCGCACTGCCGCCCTGAATATGCTTGACCAGAGAGTTGAAATCCACACAGTGCCATATTTCTGGACGCAGGTGTTTGGGAAAAGTATCCGTTACACAGGTTATGGTGGTGgctttgatgatgtcatcatacaTGGTGATCTGGAGGCCGCCATAGATAACTTACAGTTTGTGGCATATTACACCAG GGGTGAGGATGTGATAGCTGTTGCCAGTCTCAATGCAGACCCAATTGTCTCGCAAGCAGCTGAATTCTTCAATACGGGTAAAACAATGATTAAAGACGACATCAG TGGTGAGGACCATAAGGACTGGATCAAAAGGCTACGAtag
- the LOC135500339 gene encoding mucosa-associated lymphoid tissue lymphoma translocation protein 1-like, whose translation MMKMAQKKQPDPKLKEIVRSFKKEFLLKNILDLDGLIYQGVVQCTWRHWKEFLSYLQKRGTLTQRDVTEGRIGSGQDDNMERILNILAVKAKRVADLIDYLYHTESYSALRVFGIQIEAPQPVPRDIPPSPVTSGEYNVDDVTGYHQGHAFPPLFKEQPSEYTRVHSGQAIKFEPCYAEGAKRYQWFKAVSEGFQLQYESDTCGTFQIPEAKLTHAGTYICKAFNDVGSASSKNIRVHILGDQHQHQLLSPVISQQPQSVLGVTGEDVVFTCHATGRGPLTYQWYNSKGKLNGATQNELRLNTHYEDAYICVVTDADGVTAVSKEAKFQIVKLEKSSTGFTATSKVALLIGNGNYKTNSKLDAVYRDIPRLSHLLKNMGFQVVACYDLTVVEMKKVVTFFASLMMEGVYAFVYVVGHGHYYQGQNYLLAYDAHIDIRPDEDAFLIEWMLRELQGKTPALKAIFLDICRMQPKPFDKSTRADQRSKTTPDRDGDSDDKSNPVMIELPADKNTIICYATGEFAKSYEVHNEDPQSFFVACLMEALPVKEPLEFISFRVKQIMQKYCEKYKTLQYPVVKSSLADGRSLWDDVDKTGRTKEYQAGILQWESANILPPPLYLNIDRINIQVHLDFVATVTNQFRVVVTVMQNDVAEIPYKAYICDRLIPQGITAKLYDKVEEEVVGNGMKRTVTVFKNLQKLEDNLKVHLLLVSLPGPQVKVDYLLDFEKPMIAKINIWKSEGIFRQGIEEIRQKHKDKAN comes from the exons atgatgaaaatggcCCAGAAAAAGCAACCGGATCCCAAACTTAAAGAGATTGTGCGGAGTTTTAAGAAGGAGTTTTTACTGAAGAATATCCTCGACCTCGATGGGCTGATTTACCAGGGTGTGGTTCAATGTACTTGGCGTCACTGGAAAGAATTCCTTTCATATCTCCAGAAAAGGGGAACACTCAC ACAGAGAGATGTTACTGAGGGGAGAATTGGTTCTGGTCAGGATGACAACATGGAAAGGATTTTGAATATACTTGCGGTTAAGGCCAAAAGGGTGGCTGATCTGATAGACTACCTCTATCATACAGAGAGCTATTCAGCTTTAAGAGTCTTCGGTATTCAGATTGAAG CACCACAGCCTGTGCCAAGAGATATACCACCATCTCCTGTAACTAGTGGTGAATACAACGTTGACGATGTTACTGGATATCACCAAGGTCATGCATTTCCACCACTTTTTAAGGAACAACCATCAGAATACACGCGTGTACATTCAGGACAAGCAATCAAATTTGAACCGTGCTATGCTGAGGGAGCGAAGAGGTATCAGTGGTTTAAAGCTGTTTCAGAGGGATTTCAACTCCAGTATGAAAGTGACACTTGTGGCACATTTCAG ATTCCAGAAGCCAAATTGACTCATGCGGGAACCTACATATGTAAAGCATTCAACGATGTTGGCTCGGCTTCAAGCAAGAATATTAGAGTTCATATACTTGGTG ATCAACATCAGCATCAACTCCTCAGTCCAGTAATCAGTCAACAGCCACAGTCAGTTCTTGGAGTGACAGGTGAAGACGTGGTGTTTACGTGTCATGCAACTGGGAGAGGCCCTTTGACCTATCAATGGTACAACAGTAAAGGAAAGTTAAACG GTGCTACACAGAATGAGCTGAGACTGAATACTCATTACGAGGATGCTTACATATGTGTGGTGACGGATGCCGATGGTGTCACAGCTGTGTCAAAGGAAGCCAAGTTTCAGATAGTAAAGCTAGAAAAATCTTCAACTGGATTTACAG CGACTTCCAAAGTTGCCCTCCTAATAGGAAATGGGAATTACAAGACTAACAGCAAATTGGATGCGGTGTACAGAGATATACCACGACTCTCCCATTTACTAAAGAATATGGGTTTCCAAGTGGTCGCCTGTTATGACTTGACAGTTGTTGAAATGAAGAAGGTTgtcactttctttgccagcctTATGATGGAAGGTGTCTATG CATTTGTTTATGTCGTGGGGCATGGTCATTATTACCAAGGCCAGAATTACCTCCTGGCATATGATGCTCACATTGATATCAGACCAGATGAAGATGCCTTCCTAATTGAATGGATGTTGAGAGAGTTACAGGGGAAGACTCCAGCTCTGAAAGCTATCTTCCTGGATATATGCAGAATGCA ACCAAAACCTTTTGACAAAAGCACAAGGGCTGATCAACGTTCAAAAACGACTCCAGATCGTGATGGTGACAGTGATGATAAAAGCAACCCAGTGATGATTGAACTCCCAGCCGACAAGAATACGATAATATGTTATGCTAC GGGTGAATTTGCCAAAAGTTACGAAGTGCACAATGAAGATCCACAGTCCTTCTTTGTAGCCTGCCTCATGGAAGCTCTGCCAGTCAAAGAACCTCTCGAATTTATAAGTTTCCGAGTGAAACAAA TAATGCAAAAATACTGTGAAAAATACAAAACCCTACAGTACCCTGTGGTCAAGAGCAGCCTTGCAGATGGACGTTCACTTTGGGATGATGTTGATAAAACAGGACGAACAAAAGAATATCAAGCTGGCATATTACAGTGGGAATCAGCAAACA TTCTTCCCCCTCCGCTATATTTGAACATTGATCGAATAAATATCCAAGTCCATCTTGACTTTGTGGCGACAGTGACCAACCAGTTCCGTGTCGTCGTGACAGTCATGCAGAATGATGTCGCCGAAATTCCATACAAAGCATACATTTGTGATCGGCTCATACCACAG GGCATAACAGCGAAGCTCTACGATAAAGTTGAAGAAGAAGTTGTAGGAAATGGAATGAAAAGGACAGTGACAGTTTTTAAGAATTTGCAAAAACTGGAG GATAATTTAAAAGTGCATTTACTTCTGGTTTCCCTGCCAGGACCACAAGTGAAAGTTGACTATCTGCTTGATTTTGAAAAGCCGATGATAGCAAAAATAAACATTTGGAAATCAGAAGGCATCTTCAGACAGGGTATTGAAGAGATAAGGCAGAAACACAAAGATAAAGCAAACTGA
- the LOC135500316 gene encoding apoptosis-inducing factor 3-like isoform X2 → MREVDVGPGKALLIKESGQYSAVGHKCTHYGAPLVKGALCNGRVRCPWHGACFSTQTGDIEDFPGLDSIPKFDVRVDPKGQVIIHADKRSLEKFKRVKSMSCHEPEEDRSTILIIGGGPASVTCAETLRQEGYQGRVVIATKEKSHPYDRPLLSKAMDIKVENIQLREKDVFTVYDIEVLTDMEAKSIDSVLRCVVFNDGSCVNFDKLLIATGARPRVTMLPGHDLKNVFQLRSIEDANTIASSSKGKNVVIMGASFIGMEVAAYLAGKAKSVSVVGNHTVPFQMTLGEKIGQVLQRLFVEKGVKIYNESGVTEFCGEDGIITGVVIKSGEKLQADVVVMGIGVVPASDFLSGTGVEMVGPGYVVVDKEMRTNKNNIFAAGDVVQFPLDMCGASKVSIGHWQMAHAHGRTAALNMLDQRVEIHTVPYFWTQVFGKSIRYTGYGGGFDDVIIHGDLEAAIDNLQFVAYYTRGEDVIAVASLNADPIVSQAAEFFNTGKTMIKDDISGEDHKDWIKRLR, encoded by the exons ATGCGTGAAGTGGATGTTGGGCCTGGCAAGGCTTTACTTATCAAGGAAAGTGGCCAGTATAGTGCAGTTGGACACAAGTGCACCCATTATGGGGCTCCTCTTGTCAAAG GTGCCTTGTGTAATGGTCGTGTGCGGTGTCCGTGGCATGGAGCTTGTTTCAGTACACAGACAGGAGACATTGAGGACTTCCCAGGATTGGACTCCATTCCTAAATTTGAT GTGAGAGTTGATCCAAAGGGCCAAGTCATCATTCATGCTGACAAGCGAAGCTTGGAGAAATTCAAGCGAGTGAAAtccatgtcatgtcatgaacCCGAGGAGGATAGGTCAACTATATTAATAATTGGTGGTGGGCCGGCATCTGTAACGTGCGCAGAAACTCTCCGACAGGAAGGATACCAAGGTCGTGTTGTCATAGCAACCAAAGAGAAGAGTCATCCGTATGATCGGCCTTTGTTGAGTAAAGCTATGGACATCAAGGTGGAGAATATCCAACTTCGGGAGAAGGACGTATTCACAGTTTATGATATTGAGGTTCTTACAGACATGGAG GCCAAGTCAATTGATTCTGTGCTGAGGTGTGTTGTATTTAATGATGGGAGTTGTGTCAATTTTGACAAACTGCTCATTGCTACTGGTGCGAG ACCACGTGTAACGATGCTGCCTGGCCATGATTTGAAGAATGTCTTCCAGCTGAGGTCTATAGAAGATGCCAACACAATCGCTAGCTCTTCAAAGGGCAAGAACGTTGTGATTATGGGAGCTTCATTCATTGGTATGGAGGTGGCAGCCTACCTTGCTGGGAAAGCCAAGTCTGTGTCAGTGGTTGGAAACCACACTGTGCCATTCCAGATGACGTTAGGAGAGAAGATAGGACAAGTTTTACAGCGT ctttttgtggaGAAGGGAGTTAAAATCTATAACGAAAGTGGTGTGACTGAGTTCTGTGGGGAGGATGGTATCATTACGGGTGTGGTCATCAAATCTGGAGAAAAGCTTCAAGCTGATGTTGTTGTCATGGGAATAG GTGTTGTACCCGCGTCCGACTTTCTGTCTGGTACTGGTGTTGAGATGGTTGGCCCTGGCTATGTGGTGGTTGATAAG gaaaTGAGAACAAATAAGAACAACATTTTTGCCGCTGGTGATGTCGTTCAGTTTCCTCTTGATATGTGTGGTGCTTCAAAAGTCAGCATTGGACATTGGCAGATGGCTCATGCCCATG GTCGCACTGCCGCCCTGAATATGCTTGACCAGAGAGTTGAAATCCACACAGTGCCATATTTCTGGACGCAGGTGTTTGGGAAAAGTATCCGTTACACAGGTTATGGTGGTGgctttgatgatgtcatcatacaTGGTGATCTGGAGGCCGCCATAGATAACTTACAGTTTGTGGCATATTACACCAG GGGTGAGGATGTGATAGCTGTTGCCAGTCTCAATGCAGACCCAATTGTCTCGCAAGCAGCTGAATTCTTCAATACGGGTAAAACAATGATTAAAGACGACATCAG TGGTGAGGACCATAAGGACTGGATCAAAAGGCTACGAtag